The sequence taataaatatataatagatatataataaatatataataaatatataatagatatataataaatatataataaatatataataaatatataaatatataataaatatataataaatatataatagatatataataaatatataataaatatataataaatatataaatatataataaatatataaatatataataaatatataataaatatataatacatatataataaatatataataaatatacaataaatatacaataaatatataataaatatataataaatatataataaatatataataaatatataataaatatataataaatatataataaatatataataaatatacaataaatatacaataaatatacaataaatatataataaatatataatacatatataataaatatataataaatatataataaatatataataaatatataataaatatataatacatatataataaatatataataaatataataaatatataataaatatataataaatatataataaatatataataaatatataataaatatataataaatatataataaatatataataaatatataataaatatataataaatatataataaatatacaataaatatacaataaatatataataaatatataatacatatataataaatatataataaatatataataaatatataataaatatataataaatatataatacatatataataaatatataataaatatataatacatatataataaatatataataaatatataataaatatataataaatatataatacatatataataaatatataataaatatataatacatatataataaatatataataaatatataataaatatataatacatatataataaatatataatagatatataataaatatataataaatatataataaatatataatacatatataataaatatataataaatatataataaatatacaataaatatataataaatatataataaatatataataaatatataataaatatataataaatatataaatatataataaatatataatacatatataataaatatataataaatatataatagatatataataaatatataataaatatataataaatatataaatatataataaatatataaatatataataaatatataataaatatataatacatatataataaatatataataaatatacaataaatatacaataaatatataataaatatataataaatatataataaatatataataaatatataataaatatataataaatatataataaatatataataaatatataataaatatataataaatatacaataaatatacaataaatatataataaatatataataaatatataataaatatataataaatatataataaatatacaataaatatataataaatatataataaatatataataaatatataatagatatataataaatatataataaatatataataaatatataaatatataataaatatataataaatatataatagatatataataaatatataataaatatataataaatatataaatatataataaatatataaatatataataaatatataataaatatataatacatatataataaatatataataaatatacaataaatatacaataaatatataataaatatataataaatatataataaatatataataaatatataataaatatataataaatatataataaatatacaataaatatacaataaatatacaataaatatataataaatatataatacatatataataaatatataataaatatataataaatatataataaatatataataaatatataatacatatataataaatatataataaatataataaatatataataaatatataataaatatataataaatatataataaatatataataaatatataataaatatataataaatatataataaatatataataaatatataataaatatataataaatatacaataaatatacaataaatatataataaatatataatacatatataataaatatataataaatatataataaatatataataaatatataataaatatataataaatatataatacatatataataaatatataataaatatataatacatatataataaatatataataaatatataataaatatataataaatatataatacatatataataaatatataataaatatataatacatatataataaatatataataaatatataataaatatataataaatatataatacatatataataaatatataatagatatataataaatatataataaatatataataaatatataatacatatataataaatatataataaatatataataaatatacaataaatatataataaatatataataaatatataataaatatataataaatatataatagatatataataatatataaacatCAACgcactattaattaactaataattaataaacaacaacaaaaatttcGATTGCCCCGCTGCGGTCGTTAAATATCACAGCAGAATATTTttatacaaaattaaaattgatataaattataaaatttgtGGTGAAATTGCAAACCTACCGGATTTACCAACAAAGCTGTGAAGTCTGGTCGGTGTCTTCTCAGAGCTATTTCTAAGTCGTAGAAGAGGTCTTCCTGCTTGTTACCAACGACGGAGCCGATAAGGTAAAAGAGCTCTTCGAAAGGACCTTCAGAGAAAgaaaaaatagaaaacttTGTCAGACAGGTCATTCCTCGTAAGAGGCTCTACATTCCAAAAATCTTGGATGTATTGCGAAAAAGTGTATAAAACCTACCTGATGTAAGCGTGGGCATTTTGATATTGATATGAAGCAAAACACGAGTTCTCAACGCTCGCGCATTCTAACACAGAATTGATTTCAAcgtgttgcacgtgactttattaattaagtgcagcACGTGGATTGGCTACTTGGAAATCCGGGTGCTAGCGCGCGAAATTCATTCAACCCTACTTCCCCGCGTGATTTCATTGCTTCACGCACTGACCGCTCTGAGGCGATCCGGTCCCTCGTAACCACACAGATCACCATCTTTCAGCTCTGACGATAAAAACCCAACTAGTCAGTTGTCACTGGATGGAGCTGGCCAGATCGACCGACGAAAAGTCACCAATTCACTTGACAAGATCCAAGAAAAGAACTTACGTTGGTAGAGATGAGTGTGATCGTGTCGATCTAGACTTTCGAGTGGACGACCGTCGACGTCGTACACCATTTGGCGACGCTTCTCATTCAAACTTGAACGTGGTGACGTCTAGCAGCCCAGCAAAGCGCCAAAAAATACCCGTGAAGTGGATAGCGCAAAGAGACGACGACGAAGAAAATTTTAGTATAGGTCTACATGCTGCTGGACTGCTCGCAGACGCGCAGGAGCAAGGTCAgtctagtcacgtgactccGACAAAATCGCGCAAACCGCCTGAAGAAGAGGATCCGCTTACGCCGACGACTAATCTGAAGGTGCTGCTGTCGGCGATCAGTCCGGCACTTCGTGATCGTGaagcaaagagaagaaaagagcTTGTGTTTGATGATCAAGTGGAGAAGGAAAGAGGATTTGATGATGAGAACAAGAAGGCAGTGGAGATGACGGAAAGAATTAAACGACCAGAGTATAGTCGTAAGGATAAATCTCTGGCCAGATTGTGTTCAAGGTGGATAATGTTACAGCAAATTGGGCGGGTAATTGGTTAATACGGGGTTTCCCCCTTTATAGGTTCTTGGATATCTTCGACAAGGAGGAGAACGTCGGGAAGAAGATTCTTCTGGATTCGGCAGCTAAACAATTAGGTATGTAGTAATGAGATTATGATGAAGGCAGAGAGACATGTAAACAATGTTTACAcacagttgacacacacacacacacacacacacacacacacacacaacacacacacacacacacacacacacacacaacacacacacacacacacacataacacatacacaacacaatacacacataccacacacacacacacacacacacacacatactgaaCTTTCTGTCATTCTCTCTTGTGCATAAATACCACCGCCTTAGCTTGCAAGACCAAAGGGGAAAATAGCAGTCACACCCTGGTTACTAGAACACATGGAATGTAAGGACCAAGTCAGCTCCTAGCAATGTTAATGAACACGTTACGAGGAGGTGGCTGACAAATGTAccccacacaccacacacacacacacacacacacacacacacacacacacatggtgACATTACACATGTTGTATTGTAGGTGTGGAGAGAAGGCGTGTTTACGATATCATCAATGTACTTGAGAGTCTAGAAATAGCCAAGCGAGAGGCAAAGAATCAATATCTATGGAAAGGACGTTCCCAGTTACCAGCAACAGTGACTAAGCTAAAAGTattgaaattaatttaattaatcattttaGTCAGTAATTATTCTTATCACTTCATATACAGGCTCATGCTCTTCAAAAGGGACTTATGCctaaaatagatttgcaaCGAAGTGAGGAGGTGTCAGTTGAGAAAATACGAGCAAACATTCACAGAGTAAGACATCAAGAGGTTCCATGTCTTCATGGCAGTTTCCAATATTActatacattaatattaataagtatCTAAAATAAACgttacaaattaatattagaACTAAATACtaaaagttaatattaataagtatATCAAGTAAAcgttaaatattaatattaaaactaatcattaaaaattaatattaaaataaatattaaaataaatattaaataattattaaaataaacattaaaaacaaactaaaataaatagtaaaaattaaaattttaaacaaattgtatttaattttaatttttatagttgttttaaattttatttttagtatttactttaatttttgtaataaatgctattaaaatacaaaactactgtctgttccccataagtgtgaactttgaaaatcatcaatatctctgctgttttttggactttcatGATGATCTCAGTATcattagaaaccgctaggtctggcatttctgtttatcaaattatctaagcccttcctacaaacgaaacggaaaaataatacttttgcatatcaaagacaaacgggtggagcaatggttattatccaattatcttgtaagaccaacggatcagcaactggaaccatttaagataattagTGTAGCATGGTGCAACTGGAGCAGCTGTTAGTGCTccaatgagcacacctggtgtgacctctacttcattactcacttacgagttcacacttacaaggaatagacagtagatgcgtgcatgtgtgtgtgtgtgtgtgtgtgtgtgtgtgtgtgtgtgtgtgtgtgtgtgtgtgtgtgtgtgtgtgtgtgtaactaactttataaaataaattttaaatatttaaaactaaataaatattatttcaTTGTTAAGTTTCTGTctaatagaattaaattatattGCCTGTTTATACAGTTGCCGGACAGAAGATCGGGTAATGTAGCCACAGGGTCTGATTCAGAGGCTGAGGAATCGGGCAAGGAGTCTAATATAAAGGAGACTCGTAAACGTCGTGATacagccattaattaatttattagacattaaattaactaaaaaaaTTTTCTTTAGTTTTGAATTTGTTTGAGCGTCGTGATCGATCACTTGGCTGTCTTACTCAACGGTTTCTCATGTTGTTCTTTGTGTCTGATGTGAGTCATTTTGTGTGGTGCACTGTACTTATTCGTGTGACTATATTTTTCGTTCTGTTACCAAGACAAGAATCGTAGGACTTGACGTGGCTGCACTCATTCTGATCGGAAATATGAGTCCAGAGTCTGCTACATGGAAAAGTAAGCatcaatattattattagtgttaatttattatattatttttacgGACGTAACGACTTGATTGATGTAGCTACTAACTACAGTACCAGCAAcaatattgtattgtacaaCTACtaactacagtacaatacCAGCAACACACTGCTACGTGTACAacaactacactgtactacacTCATGCACATCATTACATTTCCAAACAGGAATATCTTGATGGATTTATTTCATTTTCAAGCAGTCCTGTTAGTCCTGCTAttgctgcttgttgtgttagtgagTTTTGGGACGTTGCTTACATAGTGACTAGTCCAATGAGTTAAATGGACTTTATTCTTGTGCGCTTGGTAGCATGAccataaatcaataaaaccaAGTATTGATGGATATTTGAACTACAAACGTTAGTAAGCAactaaataagtaaataaattctttgcaatttatGAAATTAAATACATTAAGCCGCACCGAAAAATTGTCTGATGGGGTAACCCGCCCGCCCGTGTTTGGAGCTCAAGTGCCTCTGAGTTTTTTATTTAAATGTTTTCTGTTGGCTTGAGCATACCCGTTCGAAGGGGGCaagtgttttgagagatggcgagattctttgtgtgtctggcgACTGTAGTCTTGCAGGAAGTTGGATTCAGTGATCAAGTGGATGATGTACTCAGCGTGCCGTGTTTGGACGTCCGCTGtttttgcacatgcacatgctgAGAAATAAGATGTCTACTGTTGCTCTGTTCATATCCGTGTCCGAGGGGCACGCGATTTCAGAGATGGCAAAGATTCTTTCTGTGCGTCTGGCAACTAGTCTTTGTGAGGTGTTGCAGGAAGTTGGATTTGATGATCGAGTGGACGATGTACTCATGTACTCATGCAGCGTGCAAACTGCGATGACAGACACTTTCTCCAAAGATGAtgattgataataattaaaaaaataaaaataaaaacgcCGCCCCGCCTGCCTGCCCGTCTTTTTCCTCTGcatgttaccccaatcagacaattttttcaTTGCAGCCTTACgaacatttatttgtttatttacagtACGTGTCAAATAGATAGCACATGAACTCACTGTCTTTTCAAAATGAGTTAGTGAATGAGCTCGAGATACGCTTCGCTCTACACAGAGTCTACCAATTTGAGCTGACAATGTGGCTTTGATCTTGTCCCTCAAACACAGAATTGCCAATCTTATTGGAGCAAAACTAAagcttggttcacaatattgatgccAAAGTCAATGTTGACGtcaacaatagaaatgaattttattgcagcatcagcgtcaacatcaaatgaTGCCaccgacgtcgaggcggtgTCTTTCAAGTTagctgagcgtcagcgtcatattgtgaaccaggcatTAGTATGCATCTAATCATAGACACTGTGTGTGATAAGAcgtattttgattgtttgaaataaTGTTagctatacacacacacacacacacacacacacacacacacacacacacacacacacacacacacacacacacacacatatatatatatatatatatatatatatatataattcaatATTGTATTCTTTCAAAGCGCATCCTTACAGGACAATGCCAGTCTCTCTAGAATCAGTCTAGAATTAAGCAACCATAAAGCTACTGCCAGTTGTTCATGCAAACTAGTAATTGTTCAACTAaaagtttgtccattgtgaACTGATTCCTTGCGTTCTATCCTTTTCAATGTGCGTAAACTGTTTGGCG is a genomic window of Corticium candelabrum chromosome 11, ooCorCand1.1, whole genome shotgun sequence containing:
- the LOC134186517 gene encoding transcription factor E2F7-like produces the protein MLLDCSQTRRSKVLLSAISPALRDREAKRRKELVFDDQVEKERGFDDENKKAVEMTERIKRPEYSRKDKSLARLCSRFLDIFDKEENVGKKILLDSAAKQLGVERRRVYDIINVLESLEIAKREAKNQYLWKGRSQLPATVTKLKAHALQKGLMPKIDLQRSEEVSVEKIRANIHRLPDRRSGNVATGSDSEAEESGKESNIKETRKRRDTAIN